Proteins encoded in a region of the Paenibacillus sp. E222 genome:
- a CDS encoding S1C family serine protease: MDERNYRANRQDEENETKQAENRNSSGTDDSSYYYSYGPFQSVNQEDTASYNGEHNQREEGNVEITRPDPVKPVPTYYNNYSNESSDQANTSSRGGGGNGSGGNGGDQGNGGKNNGNWNYNNRRPRSSVRSLLFSFIAGMLVITVLMYTADRTNMFTPQEALTSAENESSSQSSTPTNSGSSNNVTASLLPTGKEDVSSVVTSTSPAVVKIETLAKQSTRSSSQGGSTMSDPLYQYFFGGSNGGTDSYQGQNQQQQQQSSNQLVPLGIGSGFIFDKEGYILTNQHVVQGADVIQVTLENNSKPYEAKLLGSSFDLDLAVLKIEKNSGDDAFPVAPLGDSNSTQVGEWLVAIGNPEGFEHTVTAGVLSAKERTISIPDEETGKTREYSHLLQTDASINPGNSGGPLLNLNGEVIGMNVAVSADAQGIGFAIPSSVISDAVKYLKENKEVPKEPVPFIGASLMALTPEVAKQMGTDITEGSVVASTIYQSPAYQADLRAYDIITGANGTAYSTSQDLIDFIKKQKIGSEVTLNVVRDGKKMDLKIKIGNKNDYDTTQTTEQQQQQP, encoded by the coding sequence ATGGACGAACGTAATTACAGAGCGAACCGTCAAGACGAGGAAAATGAAACGAAACAAGCGGAGAATCGCAATTCATCCGGGACGGACGATTCCTCCTATTATTATTCTTATGGACCTTTTCAGTCCGTGAATCAGGAAGATACAGCAAGTTATAATGGGGAACATAATCAACGTGAAGAAGGAAATGTAGAGATTACAAGACCTGACCCCGTGAAGCCCGTACCTACTTATTACAATAATTACAGCAACGAATCATCTGATCAAGCCAATACGTCCTCCAGAGGGGGCGGCGGCAATGGTTCAGGCGGCAACGGAGGGGATCAGGGGAACGGCGGCAAGAACAATGGCAACTGGAATTATAATAACCGTCGGCCACGTTCTTCCGTAAGATCGCTCCTGTTCTCTTTCATCGCCGGGATGCTGGTCATTACAGTGCTGATGTACACAGCGGACAGAACAAACATGTTTACACCACAGGAAGCGCTGACAAGTGCAGAAAATGAAAGCTCCAGTCAGTCATCTACTCCTACCAACTCAGGCAGCAGCAATAACGTGACAGCGTCATTACTGCCAACGGGCAAAGAGGATGTATCCTCAGTAGTAACGAGTACAAGTCCCGCTGTCGTCAAAATCGAAACACTTGCCAAGCAGTCTACACGCAGCAGCAGCCAGGGTGGTTCTACGATGAGCGATCCATTGTACCAATACTTCTTCGGTGGAAGCAATGGCGGAACAGATAGCTACCAAGGCCAAAATCAGCAGCAACAGCAACAAAGCAGCAATCAGTTGGTTCCGCTTGGCATTGGCTCCGGATTTATTTTTGACAAAGAAGGCTACATCCTGACGAACCAACACGTGGTTCAGGGTGCAGATGTGATTCAGGTAACGCTGGAGAACAACAGCAAGCCTTATGAAGCGAAATTGCTGGGAAGCAGCTTCGACCTTGACCTTGCCGTATTGAAAATCGAGAAAAACAGCGGCGATGATGCTTTCCCTGTCGCTCCACTGGGCGATTCCAACAGCACACAAGTGGGTGAATGGCTTGTAGCTATTGGTAACCCGGAAGGATTTGAACACACAGTTACTGCAGGTGTGTTGAGTGCGAAAGAACGTACGATCAGCATTCCGGACGAAGAAACAGGCAAAACTCGTGAGTACAGCCACTTGTTACAAACGGATGCTTCCATCAATCCTGGTAACTCCGGTGGACCGTTGCTTAACCTCAATGGTGAAGTCATTGGTATGAACGTTGCGGTTAGCGCGGATGCACAGGGCATTGGGTTTGCCATTCCTTCGAGTGTAATCTCGGATGCGGTTAAATATCTGAAAGAAAACAAAGAAGTTCCAAAAGAGCCCGTACCGTTCATTGGTGCATCTCTGATGGCCCTTACACCTGAAGTGGCTAAACAGATGGGAACGGATATCACTGAAGGTTCAGTTGTAGCCAGCACGATCTATCAATCCCCTGCTTACCAAGCAGACCTGCGTGCTTATGACATCATCACAGGGGCCAATGGCACAGCATACAGTACAAGTCAGGATTTGATTGATTTCATCAAGAAACAGAAAATCGGCAGTGAAGTGACTCTGAATGTTGTTCGGGATGGCAAAAAAATGGATCTGAAAATCAAAATCGGCAACAAAAACGATTATGATACCACACAAACGACTGAACAACAGCAGCAACAACCATAA